The genomic window AACGGTTAGGGTTTTCGCCATAACGACCATCGGCTGGTCGACGTGACGGCTCAACATATGCAGCATTCCACGGCTCTGGACCGATTGCTCGCAAGAAAGTATATGGGCTCATTGTGCCCGCCCCTTTTTCTGTATCGTATGCTTGCATCAGCATACAACCGTTTGAAGACCAAAATTTTTGTAATGTCAAAATCATTTCTTGAACTGTTTGCTTCTTACTCATAAAATTACCCCTTTCATCTTAACCAAGAATCAAAAATAGTAACAAAAAAAGTCCCTATGTTTGCATAAACAAACATAGGGACGAAAATGTTCGCGGTTCCACCCTACTTCCGAGTCACTCGGCAGCTTCGTTGATCGTACTCACAAGTGCCTCTTCAAAAATCGTTTGCATCCGGCTCACACTCTCCCGAACTCGCTTGTGCCACATGATTTCCTACTGATCTTGATCATCGTACGTATTTGATATTGAATGTACTTCATCAGTTACACTCATCTATTGAAAAAATAATCGTTACTATCTAGGCTTTATAATAGACGGTAACTAGCTACTTTGTCAAATATTTTTGAAAAAAAGTGCTTTGTTTCAATTTACCGATCATTCTTCGGTGGGCTTCTCCTGATTTCGATCATTCGCTGGTTTCATGATATGCTCCCAACTTTTCATTTGATCGATAAATTTTTTACTTTTTAAATGAATCCCGACGTATTCTTCATATAGCAGATCGATCAATTGACGAATTTTTTGCTTCGTTTCTTCTTTGACATTGATCCCACTGATACGATCATACGAAATCGCCGAAAACATCCGTACAAAGTAGACTGCACGAGGGTCGGCATGATAGCGATGATGATCTAACTCCCAGTGGTTTTCACATAAGACACCGCCATATTTTGATGAGTAATCAAATTTTCCTTGAGTCTGCCCACATACCGCACAATGCGTCCAAACTGGCGAGATCCCAAAGCGTTGCAACAATTGGATCTCAAAGATGTTGGTAATGATCTCGGGATCATCTCCTTGATCCATACGTTGTAGTGCTTGATGGGTAAATTGAAACAGATTGGGATCATATTGTCGATCCTCGATTGCCGCATCGATTAGGTTCAACAAGTACGTCCCATAACCGCTAAGAAAGATATCTTCTTGGATCTTACGAAACGAATGGACATCTTTCACGCTGTTAACAAAGGACAATCCTTCATTATGAAAATGACCGATATAGACTGCTTCCGTAAAAGGGAGCAAAGCCGGCGCGATCGGCTGATTTTGACGATGGATTCCCTTGACGTAAAACATCATTTTACCTGCCGATTCTGTAAATATCTTAACTAATTTATCTTTTTCCTTGTAGTTCCGGCTTGAAAGGATGATCCCTTTTGATTCTGCAAGCTGACTCATCGTCACGCCTCCTCTGATTTAAACATCGACTGCTTTTTTAATAAGCAAGAAAGTAGGAAAAAGTCATGCGAGCATCTAAGACAAAATTACTAGGCTCTTTTTGTCTTAATTGCTTCCATGACTTATTGATCCTTTACGCTACAACTAGATAAACGGTGTTCGAAAGCTAACTCCTACGATATTAAGCCAAAATTTGAAAAAATATGAGAAGCTATTTTCTCAAATTATTTCTTAATACTCGGAGTTGACCAGCTTTCTCACAATCTTGTTTAGTACTCGTCTTGACGATACCCAAAATCTTGTAAATAAACTCGCTTGTCTCGCCAATCTTTTTGGACTTTGACCCAAAGCTCTAAAAAGACTTTATCCCCCAACAGGTTCTCAATATCTCTTCGTGCTTTTGTGCCGATATCCTTCAGCATCTTACCGCCTTTGCCGATAATGATCCCTTTTTGACTATCGCGCTCCACGATGATCGTCGCTTGGATATGGATTTTATTGTTCTCATTGCGTTTCATTGTGTCGATCACTACTGCAACTGAATGCGGGACTTCATCTCGTGTTAAGAATAAAACTTTTTCTCGGATCAATTCAGAAACGATAAAGTACTCGGGATGGTCTGTCACTTGATCGTCAGGGAAATATTGTGGCCCTTCAGGCATTTCATCCACTAAAACATCCATCAAACGCTCCACATTGTTTCCTTCTGTAGCAGAAATCGGCACCACTTGTGCAAAGTCCATTTGTGTCGAATAATCTTCAATGATCCCTAATAGCTCATCAGGATGAACCTTATCGATCTTATTGATGACCAAATATACCGGTGATTGAACATTTTTCAATCGTTCGATGATAAAATCGTCACCTTTTCCTCTTTTTTGATCGGCGCTGATCATAAATAATACCGCATCGACTTCACGTAATGCACTATAGGCTGTTTCTACCATGAAATCACCTAAGCGATGTTTTGGCTTATGGATCCCAGGTGTATCAATGAAGATCAATTGCGCTTCAGGAGTCGTATATACTCCTTGAATCTTATTTCTCGTCGTTTGCGCTTTATCACTCATGATCGCGATTTTTTGACCAACGATCCGATTAAGCAATGTGGACTTACCAACATTTGGTCGCCCAACGATTGCGACAAATCCAGATTTATGTTCTGACATAGTTACTCTCCTTTTAATTAAAAAACAGTTGATAGATTTTTGGACCAAATAAAATGATCCCGACGATCACAGCAAAACAAGCTGTCAATAGCACCGCACCAGCTGCCATATCTTTGATTTTTTTTCCAATTGGATGAAAATGGAAGTCTGTGAACATATCGACTACATTTTCAAACACAGTATTCATGATCTCAACGATCCATACGAGAAAGACTGAAAGGAGCAACCAGAGCCACTCCATTCGATCCAATTGAAAGACGACGCCCATTAGCAATGCAATGATGCCAAAAGCAACGTGTTTCTTCATATTTCGTTCTTCATCGAAAACTGTTTTAACGCCTTGTAAAGCAAACTCCACTGACATCCAAAAATGTTTGTTTTTATCTGCCTTTTGTTCTTCTTTTCTACCTTTTAAGTCCATAAGCATCTAAAATCTCTTTCTGTAGTCCAAACATTTCCGCTTCATCTTCAGGTGTCATGTGATCATAGCCATTGATGTGTAAAAAGCCATGCACGGCTAAGAATCCTAATTCACGATCATAGGAATGACCGTACTCTTCTGCTTGTTCTTTTGCTCGATCGATCGAGATCATGATATCACCTAACACACGAGGCATTGGCTCATCGTCCTCTTCAAAAATCACCGGGATCTCATCTTCAACCTCATCTTCTAATGCAAAACTGATCACATCAGTTGGTGCATCTTTGCCACGGTACGTACGATTGATTTCCTGAATAGACGGATTATCCATGAACGTGACCGACATTTCTGTTTCATCTGATAAAGAAAGTTTTTTTGCGGCAAATTGAAGAAGTTCTTCGATTTCTTTGATTTTCGTTTCAGATACAGTATTTGTTTCATCGATAAATGTAATATCCATTAGGCATCGCTTCCTTCTTGCTATTCTTTTTCTTGTTTCATTTTTTCTGCTTCAGATTTCATCTTAGGGTATTTGATCCTTGAATGGAAGGTACTGCTCAAGCCGCTAACAAGGGATTTTTCCACTTTGCGGATTTCTTTGAGTGTCAATCCACTGTCATCTAGCTGTCCATCAGAAATTCGTTCTTCAATCAAATTATGCACAAAAGCCTGGATTTTTTCGCTCGTCGGATGATCCATTGCTCGCACAGCGGCTTCGCAACTATCCGCAATATTGACGATCCCAGCTTCGCGGGTTTGTGGTCTTGGTCCAGGATAACGGAATTGTTCTTCCGTTACTTCCGGGTTACGTTCTTTTGCTTTGATGTAGAAATAACGCATCAAGGTCGTCCCATGATGTTGCTTGCAAATATCGATCACCATTTGTGGCATATCGTATTCTTCTAAAATTTTAGCGCCATCTGTCACATGCCCAAAAATAATCTGTTTACTATCTTCAGGAAGTAAAAAATTATGCGGATTTTCTGCGCCAGAAGGCAGGTTTTCGACGAAAAAGCTCGCATGTTTGATTTTGCCGATATCGTGGTAGTAACAAGCTACTCGGGTCAATAGTGACCGCCCGCCGATCTCAGCGACTGCATTCGCACTTAGATTTGCAACCATCATACTATGGTGGTAAGTGCCGGGTGCTTCTTCTAGTAATTGCTTCAACAAAGGATGATTTGGATTACTCAATTCATTCAAAACGATCACACTGTCGTCATTTACCAATAATTCGATATATGGATGTAATCCGATCGTCAAGAGATAAGATAGGAATGCACCCATGAAACCACACACTAACGTCAACCAAGTCGTACCATCACTAAAACTCATTCCTTGATAAACCACTAGAACGACATCCATCAATAATGGAAAGACAACGACCCACATGATTGCTGGAAACCATTGTTCTGAAATCCGTTGACGCTTCAAGATCGCTGCTAAAAAGCCAGCAAAAAGATACGAGATCAAAATAACGGTCAAGAAATTCGTACCAATCGAATTATAAAAAATGAACAGCGCTGAAACTGCTTGGAATAACGCAGCCATGATACCTGCTCTTCGATTTAGGAAAAAGTTCAACACAAGCGGTACGAACGCCGCTGGATAAAGCAGCGGAATATAAGTTGCTTGTTCTGTTTGAAAGACTTGGAAAAATTTCATCAATAAAATACTGATGGACATGGCTGTCACATAAAAAAGAATATATTCTGTTCGTTTGAATAGATCTTTATATTGGAGTGAGTTGTAGAATAACACGCCAATTTGTAACAATACCGCTAAAATCATTGCGACAAGTGGAAAAATTGAGGTAGATTGACTCGTCAACCCTAGCAATTCTAACTTTTTCATCGCGGTTGCATCGATCTGGTTTCCTTCACGAACAATGATCTCCCCTTGGAAAATCATGACAGGTTGAATCGAATCTCGTGCCTCTTGCTTCAATTCTTCTGTCCGCTTCTCGTTTAGAATGTCATTGACAACGATTCCCTGATCCACTAAGTAACGGATCATTTCTTGTTGTTCAGCCGAAACATTCAAATATTGGATCTTCTCGTCTGCTTCTTGTTTGAAATTGTCCAGATCACTTTCTCGAACTTGCTTACTCATTTGTTCGTCGATCAATTTCAAGCTTTCATCACGAATCGTCGTGATCTCACTATCGGACATATCCATGATCGTTGAGTAAAAACTATTTGGTAATTTCTGATAGAATGCGACATCATCAGCATTTGAATTTTCAAATATTCGTTTCAAAGCTGCTATCCGTTCTTCTACGGTTGGTTTTGGTACATTTTCATCTTCTTTTGCCTTACTGACTTTCTCTTCGTATTGCTTGTCGATCGTGTCATTGGCACGCCTGATCAATACAAATAGTTGATTGATACGACGATCTTGTTCAGAAGCTAGATCACTTTGATAAGTGTATTCAGGTGTGACCGCTTCAGCAGCTAACTTCCTTTTTTGCTCTGTTTCTTCCGTGTTCTCAATCGTTTTATTGGCACGGATACTTTCTTCTGCTACTTGTCCTTCTCTAAAATCATTGGGCTTTTGTTTTACACTGCTAAACATTATCCCACACATCAAAATGAAGAAAAGCAATAAGAGAAATGGAGCAGCAGCTTTACCTAGTTTCGCTTGAAGGTGCTGCAATATTTTGTTCAACATGTGGTAATCCTCCTAAAAAAGCTATTCCTGATGAAGATCCGCTTTTTCATAAGCTTTGATGATTTCTGCCACGACAGGGTGACGGACGACATCGCTAGCTTCAAAATTCACAAAATCGATTTTTTTGATTTGTTTGAGTGTTCGTTCAGCATGGATCAATCCACTCATTGTCCCTTTTGGCAAATCGATCTGGCTCGTATCCCCATTGACGATCATTTTTGACTGATAACCAAGACGAGTCAAAAACATTTTCATTTGGGCAACCGTCGTATTTTGGGCCTCATCTAAAATGACAAAAGCATCATCTAAGGTTCTTCCACGCATATAGGCAATTGGGGCGATTTCAATGATTCCTCGCTCCATCAAACGATTCGTATGATCCAATCCAAAAATTTGATACAAAGCATCATACACAGGACGTAAGTATGGATCGACTTTCTCTTTTAGATCTCCTGGTAAGAAACCAAGATTCTCTCCTGCTTCAACGGCTGGACGAGTCAAAATGATTTTTTGGACTTCGCCTTTTTTCAACGCAGCAATGGCTAGTACGACAGCCAGAAATGTTTTTCCGGTGCCGGCTGGTCCTACACCAAAGACAACATCATGTTTTGCTACAGAATCGACGTATTTTTTTTGTCCGCTGTTTTTGACACGGATCGGTTTGCCATTCCGGTCTTTGACGATTTCTTGTTCATACATCTCAACAAAATAATCCAGCGTCCCTTTTTGCGCCATTTTTAATGCTGTGACTACATCAGGCATACTGACATGGATTCCTCGTTTGATCAATTCTTGTAATGTTCGAATCACGGAAGCGGCCAAAGAAATATCGGTTTCGTCGCCGATGATCTGGATGACTTCCCCTCTTGCATGGATCGTCGTTTCAGTTGTTTCTTCGATCAGTTTGATATGTTTATCATGTGATCCTAAAAGCATACTGACATCATCAGCAGCTGTTAATCTAATATCCAAAGAACTAGACTCTTCTGTCAAAAATAGACATCTCCTTTATTTCAAATCGTTCCTCCCTATTCTACCATAATCACGAAAAACTATATAGCGAATAAAATGCGACGTTTTTACAAAAAGATGTTACAAATAAGAATCAACGATTGATCAAGCGGTCTAGACATTAAAATCAGTACTTTATTACTCCAAAAATTTTATATGATGAGTAAAAAAACTGTTTTATTGAGAATTTCTCATAGAAACACAAAAAAACTACGGACATTTTCATGTCCGTAGTTTCATTTGCTAAGATTAAGACTGCAATAGTTCTTTTACGATAGCATTGACTTGGTTTCCATCTGCTTTTCCTTTGACTTTAGGCATGATAACTCCCATGACTTTACCAAATTCTTTTACAGATGAAGCACCTGTTTGCGTGATCGCTTCTTGAACAAGTTGTCGAATTTCTTCTTCAGAAAGTTGTTCTGGCATATACTTTTCGACTATCACAATTTCACTTTTCACTTTTTCAGCTAAATCGTCACGTCCAGCTTCCTCGAATTCATGCAAAGAATCACGGCGTTGTTTCATTTCGCGAGACAACACTGTTAGTTCTTCTTCTTCTGTCAAGTCGTGACCTTCTTTAATCTGCTCGTTTTGTATAGATGACTTGATCATACGAATCACCTGTAAAGATTCTTTATCTTTAGCTTTCATCGCTGTCTTCATGTCATCGTTCAATCTACTTAGTAGTGACACACTACCAACTCCAATTCATCAAAGAACTAGAATTTTTTGCGTTTTCTAGCTGCTTCAGATTTTTTCTTACGCTTTACACTTGGTTTTTCGTAGAATTCACGTTTACGAGATTCTTGTAAAGTACCCGCTTTTGACACGGAACGTTTGAAGCGACGAAGAGCATCGTCAAGTGATTCGTTTTTGCGAACGACTGTTTTTGACATATTAATTCCCTCCCTCCGAGCTTAAAAAGTAACCGTAATTGTTATTGAAATGTTAATCTCAAGAAACAAGACTGTTCTATAAACATTATAGCTAATGCAGTTTTGACCGTCAAGAGAATCTTATGATTTTTTTAAATATTCAATTGTTATTTTATTGAAAATTATCATTGACAGCTCTCACAGCGACCAAATATTTCAAAACGATGCCCTTCAATGGTACATCCACTTAATTGCTCTTCGAAGTAATTCATTGGGCACATATGGATTTCTTTTGTCACACCACAAACGGTACAAATAAAGTGATGATGGTGTCCGATCTCGCCTTGGCAACAATGGAAACGGAATTTCATCTCTCCATTTAAATCGGTTTCTTCCAAAAGGTCCAACTCTGAAAAATCGTGCAAATTACGATAGATCGTGTCATAGCTGACCCCTTTAAATTCCTGACTCATATAATCAAAGACTTCCTTTGCAGAGACATACCGATTGCGTTTTATCAAATAAGCGAGCAATGCTTCCCGCTTTTTAGTGTATTTAAATCCGTTATTTTTCAATGTTTCTAAAGATTGTTCGATCAATGTTTGTTTATTCATGATTATCCCCCAAATCAAAATGATTACGAAGTATGGATACTTGAGTATGGTATAATAAACCTAAAAAAAAAGCAAGTGAGGTTTTTTATTTATGACTGCCGAATCAAACGAAGTCGTTACCTTCTTTGTCATTTCAGACTCCGCAGGTGAAACAGCGACAAAATTAGCCCAAGCCACGATGGCGCAATACCCGTCGATCGAATTTAGTTTATTTCGACGAACTTTTGTGACAGACCCGGATACGTTACAGCGTGCGCTAACGGATGCCTTGGCAGAAAAAGCGTTAGTGCTTCATACTTTGATCAATCAAGAATTAGTCGACCTGACTAATGAGTTTTGTCAAAAAAACAAGTTATACAGCTTTGATGTATTGACACCTCCGATTGCCGAGATCGAGCGCTTGACTGGCATCAAACCGACACGTCAACCGGGGGCACTTCATCTCTTGAATGAAAATTATTTCAAGCGCATCAAAGCGATGGAATTTGCAGTGAAATACGATGATGGCAAAGATCCTCGTGGTTTTTTAGAAGCCGATGTCGTCTTACTTGGTGTATCTAGAACTTCTAAAACACCATTAAGTTTGTTTTTAGCCAATAAGAATCTAAAAGTTGCGAATCTACCGCTGATTCCACAAGCACATATCCCTAAACAGTTGTGGGAAATCGATCCAAAAAAAATTGTTGGTTTAACAAATAATCCTGATATTTTAAATAACATTCGTAAAGAACGGATGCGTTCGTATGGTCTTAACCCGGATACTGCTTACTCAGATATCGAAAAAATTCGTGCAGAGCTTGAATTTGCCAATGAACTTTATGAGAAATTAGGTTGTGTGGTCATCAATGTCGCATCTCTTTCTATTGAAGAAACAGCTTCATTGATATTAAACGAGTTGGAATTGGAAGACCATAGCTATTACGGCACGGAAACATCTGAAGAAAAATAGTTCAACTCTCTTTAGATGATAAAAACAGGATTTGAATCCGCTGATGCGTGGATCAAATCCTGTTTTTCGTTTATCAAGTTAATTTTTTTGATGCGCTACATGCTTGATCGTTTGCTCTAAAATATCCAAAACGTGGAAGTCATCTAGACTATAAAGGATCGTTTTCCCTTCACGTCGGGATTTCACCACATGATTTTCACGCAGTAAACGTAACTGATGGGACACAGCCGATTGTTCCATTTGAACTGCTTGACTGATCGACGTAACATTCTTTTCTCCATCTTTTAGATAAAGTAAAATATTCAAACGTGTCGGATCACTTAATACTTTGAATAGTTGACTCACTTTATCTACTTGTATGTGTTGATTGATTGCCAACAGCTTCACCTCCGTCAAAAAGACTGACTACTAAAGTGTACCACTTTTTTCGTCAGTCTCAACTATTTATTCTTCTGTCATTGATTTGATGCTGGCTTCAAACGCAGAGATTTTTTCTTGGGCTGCTTCATTTGAATCACCTTTGACACCAATATAAAATTTGATTTTTGGTTCAGTTCCAGAAGGACGGATCGCAATCCAACCATCTTCCTCCAATGTGTATTTCAAGACATCTGAAGGTGGTGTTGTTAGTTTTTCCGTCTGTCCATTTGCATCTGTTCTTGTTTGTGCTTTGAAATCTTCTGTTTGTAAGACTTTTGCTCCGGCAAATTCAGTTGGTGCATCGTTTCTGAATTTCTCCATCAATTGGGCGATTTTCGCTGAACCTTCTTGACCACTCATCGTAACTGAGATTGTTTTTTCTGCATAGTAGCCATAAGTTTCAAAAATCGATTGTAAGCCGTCATAAAGCGTCTTATCTTGTTTTTTATAAAATGCTGCAACTTCGGCTAATAATAATAGCGCTTGAATCGCATCTTTGTCGCGAACGAATGGTTTGACCAAATAGCCGTAGCTTTCTTCAAAACCAAACATAAATGTATGGGAGTCTGTCTCTTCAAATTGTTGAATTTTTTCAGCAATAAATTTGAAGCCAGTCAAGACGTTCATCATTTCTGCCCCGTAATGTTTGGCGATCGCTGTTGGCAATTCACTTGAAACGATCGATTTCAAGACTGCTGCATTTTCTGGTAACGTTCCTTTTTCTAGATGTGCTTCCAAAATATATTGAACGAGTAATGCACCGATTTGATTTCCTGTCAGCACTTTATACGAACCATCTGGCAAGCGCACAGCTGCACCTAGTCGATCGGCATCCGGATCAGTAGCGATCAGTAGGTCTGCGCCTTCTTTTTCGCCTAGACGGATCGCATATTCAAAAGCAGAGTGTTCTTCTGGATTTGGTGATTTGACGGTAGTGAAGTCTGGGTCAGCGACCGCTTGTTCAGGAACCAAGACGAATTGTTCAAAGCCTGCTTGAGTCAACGCACGCTCGCCTAACATTTTGCCTGTACCATGTAACGGTGTGAAGACTAGCTTCAACTCTTTCCCTAATGTTTCTACTAATTCATGATTGATCGTCACTGCTTTGATTTCTTCCAAGTATGCTTGATCGATTTCTTCGCCGATGATCGTGATCAAATCACTATTTTTTGCTTGTTCTTCCGCTAAAACTTCCACTTTCAATGGATTACTTACGTTGCGGACATATTTTGTCAATGCGTCTGCATCAGCAGGTGGCATTTGTCCACCGTCTTCGCCATAGACTTTATAACCGTTATATGCCGCAGGATTATGAGAAGCTGTCACCATGATCCCTGCAAACGCGTTAAGATGACGAACCGCAAAAGAAAGCTCTGGTGTTGGACGTAAGCTTTCAAACACAAAAGATGGAATCCCATGTTGTGCTAAAGTTTTCGCCGCTTCCATCGCAAATTCTGGCGATTGATGGCGTGAATCATAAGCAATTGCCACACCACGTTTTTTGGTTTCTGTTCCTTGTTCATCCATAAATTGCGCAAGTCCTTCTGTGGCTTGACGTACTGTATAGATGTTCATTCGATTGATACCAGGACCTAAGATCCCGCGCATTCCTGCTGTTCCAAATTCCAAAGGTGCGTAGAACGCATCTTCTAATTTTTCAGGATTTTCACTTAATTCTTTTAATTGTTTTTTTAAATTTTCTTCTAATGATTCTTCAGTTGCCCATTGCTCGTAAACTTGTTTCCAAGACATGAAGCTGACACCTCTTTCTAAAAATATGTTCCTTTCTAAGTATAGCATTCTCTTTTTAGATAGCAAAGCATAAGAAAAGGTTGTGAAAGAAGCGCTTTGCCCGGAACACATTTTTATCTGGGTGATGAAAAAGCTAATAAAAAAAGCCCTACCAGCCGAGAATAGTGGCTCTATAATAAAGTGGACTGATGAATCAATTCTGATTCGTCAGTCCACTTTTTCTTTTTGGGTATTAAAAAACATATCGTTCTCTAGTATGATTAAATCACCACAAAATAAACAACTGAGAGGACGATATGCTCTATGGAAAATTCTATCAAAAAAATGCTCCGATTAACAGATAAATATTTAACCATCCAAGATGTTTCTTACGAAACGTTCCATCAAACCAATACTTTAGTTATTGACGCAGTGTTAGCTCCTCCTACTTCTGCTTGTTTGACTTGTGGCTCTGCCGTGAGAGATTCGAAGGGGAAAACGGTCATTGTCAAAAATGGCAAGAAAATGACCTGCATTCGTTTCGATCAATTCAACCATTTACCGCTAATCATGCGGCTGAAGAAACAACGTTATCACTGTAGAAACTGCCATACCCATTGGACAGCCCAAAGCTATTTTGTTCGGCCAAATCATTCGATTGCCGAGCATGTAAAAATGAAAATCATTGCTTTACTCACCGAAAAGGTCTCCTTATCTTTTATCGCAAAGCATTGCCAGGTGTCTATTCCAACGGTGACGCGTATTTTGAAGTCGTTAAAAACCTATTTACCAAAACAAGCCAAGCGCCACCTGCCCAAAGTATTGATGGTCGATGAATTTCGTTCCCATGTATCCTCAGAAGATAAGATGAGTTTTATTTGTGCCGATGGGGAAACCGGGCAATTAGTTGATATCTTACCCACTCGAAAATTGTCTCGGTTGACCACTTATTTCCAGACATGTGTGAATCCATCTGACGTCGACTATTTAGTTACTGATATGAATGCGGCGTATTTTCAACTAACAAAAAAAGTATTTCCTCATGCCAAACTGGTCATTGATCGTTTTCATGTGGTCAAACACATGAATCAAGCGTTCCAAGATTTTCGTGTCCGTGAAATGAAACGCCTGATTGCTTCGGGCAATCGGACAATGCCAAGGAAATTAAAAAGCCATTGGCGCTTACTCACCAAAAATCGGAAGAATATCAACCACACAGAATATAAAACTTGGCGTAGCTTTCGTGCCCCAAAGTATCCTTACCTGACAGAAGCCATGGTGCTTGACCGTTTATTAAGTGCTTCAACTGCCTTGAAAGTCGCCTATCAAGCGTTCCATGAACTAGCGGATGCCTTTCGTGACAAAGACCACGAGTCATTTTTCACTCTCTTGCATCAGTTACCAGAAACATTAGATAAAGAATTTCGGCTAAAACTACAAAATCTTCTGAGCTATGAAGAAGGGATTCGTCATTCTTTGATTTATCCTTACTCTAATGGGAAAATTGAAGCAAAAAACACCCACATCAAAACACTCAAACGAGTGTCTTATGGCTTTAAATCATTTGAGAACATGCGCATCCGAATCTTTTTGACGAATCAAGTCATTCACGTCAAATAACGAAGAAAATCCGGAGAAGAAGTGTTCACTTCTTCTTCCGGATTTCACTTGATTGCACTCATCAGTCCTTATTGACAAAGAGCCAGAATAGTTTCCTATCTCGGTCATGGTATGGCTTATCTGCAAAGGTGTTACTTTGGGAACACCTTTTATTCCGTTTTAAAGTTAGAAACAAAAATGAATTTTATTTTTGTTCCAGACACCTTATTACGCTTTTGTTTCTTCTAAAGATTCCAAGTATTTATAAACTTGTTGTCCCGCAATCCCACCATCACCAACTGCTGTGGTGATTTGGCGTAAGTCTTTTTCTCTTACATCGCCAATAGCAAAGACACCAGGCATATTCGTGCGCATGTCTTGATCAGTTGGTATCCAGCCTGCATCATTTGTTAGTCCCGCTTTACGGAAAGGTTCTGTCAATGGATCTAACCCAACATAAATGAACACGCCATCTGCTGCTAACTCGATTGGTTCACCAGTTTTTGCATTGTGGCCTTTGACACCAGTCACGACCATCTCATTACCGATGATTTCATCAGTGATCGTATCCCAAACAAAAGAGATTTTTTCATTGGCAAATGCACGATCTTGAATGATCTTTTGCGCTCTTAATTCGTCACGACGATGAACAACGATGACTTCTGAAGCAAATTGTGTCAAATATACCGCTTCTTCTACAGCAGAATCGCCACCACCGATCACAACTAATCGTTTGTTACGGAAAAAAGCTCCGTCACAAACTGCACAGTAAGATACACCACGTCCAGCATATTCTTCTTCGCCTGGTACACCTAGTTTACGATGGATACAACCAGTTGCGATGATCACTGTTTTTGCTTCATAGCTTTTGTCTTCACAAATGACTTCTTTGTAATTGCCATGATCTTTGATATCTTGGACGATACCATAGATGTTTTCGGTACCGAATCGTGAAACACCTTCATACATT from Enterococcus sp. DIV1094 includes these protein-coding regions:
- the recO gene encoding DNA repair protein RecO; the protein is MSQLAESKGIILSSRNYKEKDKLVKIFTESAGKMMFYVKGIHRQNQPIAPALLPFTEAVYIGHFHNEGLSFVNSVKDVHSFRKIQEDIFLSGYGTYLLNLIDAAIEDRQYDPNLFQFTHQALQRMDQGDDPEIITNIFEIQLLQRFGISPVWTHCAVCGQTQGKFDYSSKYGGVLCENHWELDHHRYHADPRAVYFVRMFSAISYDRISGINVKEETKQKIRQLIDLLYEEYVGIHLKSKKFIDQMKSWEHIMKPANDRNQEKPTEE
- the era gene encoding GTPase Era; translated protein: MSEHKSGFVAIVGRPNVGKSTLLNRIVGQKIAIMSDKAQTTRNKIQGVYTTPEAQLIFIDTPGIHKPKHRLGDFMVETAYSALREVDAVLFMISADQKRGKGDDFIIERLKNVQSPVYLVINKIDKVHPDELLGIIEDYSTQMDFAQVVPISATEGNNVERLMDVLVDEMPEGPQYFPDDQVTDHPEYFIVSELIREKVLFLTRDEVPHSVAVVIDTMKRNENNKIHIQATIIVERDSQKGIIIGKGGKMLKDIGTKARRDIENLLGDKVFLELWVKVQKDWRDKRVYLQDFGYRQDEY
- a CDS encoding diacylglycerol kinase family protein; amino-acid sequence: MLMDLKGRKEEQKADKNKHFWMSVEFALQGVKTVFDEERNMKKHVAFGIIALLMGVVFQLDRMEWLWLLLSVFLVWIVEIMNTVFENVVDMFTDFHFHPIGKKIKDMAAGAVLLTACFAVIVGIILFGPKIYQLFFN
- the ybeY gene encoding rRNA maturation RNase YbeY, whose product is MDITFIDETNTVSETKIKEIEELLQFAAKKLSLSDETEMSVTFMDNPSIQEINRTYRGKDAPTDVISFALEDEVEDEIPVIFEEDDEPMPRVLGDIMISIDRAKEQAEEYGHSYDRELGFLAVHGFLHINGYDHMTPEDEAEMFGLQKEILDAYGLKR
- a CDS encoding HD family phosphohydrolase; protein product: MLNKILQHLQAKLGKAAAPFLLLLFFILMCGIMFSSVKQKPNDFREGQVAEESIRANKTIENTEETEQKRKLAAEAVTPEYTYQSDLASEQDRRINQLFVLIRRANDTIDKQYEEKVSKAKEDENVPKPTVEERIAALKRIFENSNADDVAFYQKLPNSFYSTIMDMSDSEITTIRDESLKLIDEQMSKQVRESDLDNFKQEADEKIQYLNVSAEQQEMIRYLVDQGIVVNDILNEKRTEELKQEARDSIQPVMIFQGEIIVREGNQIDATAMKKLELLGLTSQSTSIFPLVAMILAVLLQIGVLFYNSLQYKDLFKRTEYILFYVTAMSISILLMKFFQVFQTEQATYIPLLYPAAFVPLVLNFFLNRRAGIMAALFQAVSALFIFYNSIGTNFLTVILISYLFAGFLAAILKRQRISEQWFPAIMWVVVFPLLMDVVLVVYQGMSFSDGTTWLTLVCGFMGAFLSYLLTIGLHPYIELLVNDDSVIVLNELSNPNHPLLKQLLEEAPGTYHHSMMVANLSANAVAEIGGRSLLTRVACYYHDIGKIKHASFFVENLPSGAENPHNFLLPEDSKQIIFGHVTDGAKILEEYDMPQMVIDICKQHHGTTLMRYFYIKAKERNPEVTEEQFRYPGPRPQTREAGIVNIADSCEAAVRAMDHPTSEKIQAFVHNLIEERISDGQLDDSGLTLKEIRKVEKSLVSGLSSTFHSRIKYPKMKSEAEKMKQEKE
- a CDS encoding PhoH family protein, which encodes MTEESSSLDIRLTAADDVSMLLGSHDKHIKLIEETTETTIHARGEVIQIIGDETDISLAASVIRTLQELIKRGIHVSMPDVVTALKMAQKGTLDYFVEMYEQEIVKDRNGKPIRVKNSGQKKYVDSVAKHDVVFGVGPAGTGKTFLAVVLAIAALKKGEVQKIILTRPAVEAGENLGFLPGDLKEKVDPYLRPVYDALYQIFGLDHTNRLMERGIIEIAPIAYMRGRTLDDAFVILDEAQNTTVAQMKMFLTRLGYQSKMIVNGDTSQIDLPKGTMSGLIHAERTLKQIKKIDFVNFEASDVVRHPVVAEIIKAYEKADLHQE